A DNA window from Kitasatospora atroaurantiaca contains the following coding sequences:
- the cobA gene encoding uroporphyrinogen-III C-methyltransferase, with protein MSVPNPHPSTEGLTPYPVGLLLAGRRVVVVGGGQVAQRRLPALIASGADVHLISPSTTPAVSAMGDAGEITWHQRRYAEGDLADTWYALVATDDPAVNTAVSAEAERLRVFCARSDDASAASAWTPATGRDGGATVAVLTGDPRHSAALRNTIVDGLRDGSLAARQYRSHGAGVALVGGGPGDPDLITVRGRRLLADADVVVADRLAPRELLAELPPHVEVIDASKIPYGRFMAQEAINRTLIDHAKAGKFVVRLKGGDPYVFGRGGEELLACAEAGIPVTVVPGISSSISVPAAVGIPVTHRGMTHEFTVISGHVGPGDERSLVNWEAAAQMSGTLVLLMAVDKIGEIAAKLVECGRSADTPVAVVQEGTTAAQRRIDATLATVAATVTAEQIKPPAVIVIGDVVNVLTH; from the coding sequence ATGAGCGTCCCCAACCCCCACCCCAGCACCGAGGGCCTCACCCCGTACCCGGTCGGTCTCCTGCTGGCCGGCCGACGCGTCGTCGTGGTCGGCGGCGGCCAGGTCGCCCAGCGGAGGCTGCCCGCGCTGATCGCCTCGGGCGCGGACGTGCACCTGATATCCCCGTCCACCACTCCGGCCGTCTCCGCCATGGGCGACGCGGGCGAGATCACCTGGCACCAGCGCCGCTACGCCGAGGGCGACCTAGCCGACACCTGGTACGCCCTGGTGGCCACCGACGACCCGGCCGTCAACACCGCCGTCAGCGCCGAGGCCGAGCGCCTGCGGGTGTTCTGCGCCCGCAGCGACGACGCGTCGGCAGCCTCCGCCTGGACCCCGGCCACCGGCCGCGACGGCGGCGCCACCGTCGCCGTCCTCACCGGCGACCCGCGTCACTCCGCCGCCCTGCGCAACACCATCGTGGACGGCCTGCGGGACGGCTCCCTCGCTGCCCGTCAGTACCGCTCGCACGGCGCGGGCGTCGCCCTGGTCGGCGGTGGCCCCGGCGACCCGGACCTGATCACCGTGCGCGGCCGCCGCCTGCTCGCCGACGCCGACGTGGTGGTCGCCGACCGGCTGGCCCCGCGCGAGCTGCTCGCCGAGCTGCCCCCGCACGTCGAGGTCATCGACGCCTCCAAGATCCCGTACGGGCGCTTCATGGCCCAGGAGGCGATCAACCGGACCCTGATCGACCATGCCAAGGCCGGCAAGTTCGTGGTCCGCCTCAAGGGCGGCGACCCGTACGTCTTCGGTCGTGGCGGCGAGGAGCTCCTGGCCTGCGCGGAGGCCGGGATCCCGGTCACCGTCGTCCCCGGCATCTCCAGCTCGATCAGTGTCCCGGCGGCCGTCGGCATCCCGGTCACGCACCGGGGCATGACGCACGAGTTCACCGTCATCTCCGGCCATGTCGGCCCGGGCGACGAACGCTCGCTGGTCAACTGGGAGGCGGCGGCGCAGATGAGCGGCACCCTGGTGCTGCTGATGGCCGTCGACAAGATCGGCGAGATCGCCGCCAAGCTGGTCGAGTGCGGCCGATCCGCCGACACCCCGGTCGCCGTCGTCCAGGAGGGCACCACGGCCGCCCAGCGCCGCATCGACGCAACACTCGCCACCGTGGCCGCCACCGTCACCGCCGAACAGATCAAGCCCCCGGCCGTCATCGTCATCGGCGACGTCGTCAACGTCCTCACCCACTGA
- the cobT gene encoding nicotinate-nucleotide--dimethylbenzimidazole phosphoribosyltransferase codes for MTDGGHVPSEGLPEHLLGGVDPLGRPEGVAVPGVAVPGVSGPGVAVPGVAVPGTGIPGVSSAGAEGWAQEQRPGFTFLDQPDQLEDEEDVLLMPGPQGSWGEAVAHGPVETVLVVETPAAAAHAAPAAPAQVVDTMALRTVEELAPPVEEAAAAGTPVEPSWPPLTPPVVAAEQAPVMQAPSAQVPTVQEVAAPGAEPVVQEIVEQPVAAPVAQAAPMTAPQPPRRPLHAGPPIPDPSLMTGHVPVRSLADRGPSGQPVPQGGTPAHGVPIVAPQLQAEPPVAVPVQPLPVEVPPAPVALVAEAQAAPVEFAAAPVAEVPVAVELPVAEAAPVETPAVELPVVETPVVETPPAEVAPVEVPAAEAPIFEVPVVEVQAVEVVEVPVVEVAAVEVPVAEAPEAPVEVPQPAIPMQAAAPSHPRRISAFLAAPGPHGLPTVEGQQPLEASGGVAVDVVEAVPETAVGTGDMPSGLPVGPPQPEEIPQPEPQAVLVEPQPVPEATVQEAPVTPEVVEAPETVVAETVEAPAPVVEIPEQPEPVQPAEPAEVSAPSDTESVETEPERAPAAPGYDEAGREAVHQVIRERRDIRNGFRPDPIPHEVLIRVLEAAHTAPSVGYSQPWDFVVIRSAKTRRKMHELAERQRDAYADSLPKGRAKQFKEIKIEAILETPVNIVVTADRTRGGRHTLGRHTQPQMAPYSAALAVENLWLAARAEGLGVGWVSFFDEEEMVRELGLPEHLDVVAYLCVGYVDSFPDEPELQQQGWAKKRPLSWVVHEEQYGNRALPGEEPHSLLADTLRGIRPLDAKALGEAWDRQKRMTKPAGSLGMLEIIAAQLSGLSRKCPPPIPEPGCVAIFAGDHGVHAQGVTPWPQEVTAQMVANFLAGGAVVNSFAAQVGAEVCVVDVGVASELPEAIQQGRTTGLLPRKVKPGTDDMTQGPAMSRDEAVKAIEVGIETARDLVAAGNKVLITGDMGIANTTASAALISVFTGTDPAEVTGRGTGIDDETHARKVEVIRRALALHQPDPADPIGVLSAVGGLEHAAIAGFLLGAASLRTPVILDGVIAGSAALVAKAIAPEVLAACIAGHRSAEPGHQAALAKLGLRPLIDLDLRLGEGTGALLALPLVQSAARAMHDVATFDSAGVTEKA; via the coding sequence ATGACCGATGGCGGCCACGTCCCCAGTGAGGGACTGCCGGAGCACCTGCTCGGCGGGGTCGACCCGCTCGGCCGGCCGGAGGGCGTCGCCGTACCGGGTGTCGCCGTGCCAGGCGTTTCGGGACCGGGCGTCGCGGTGCCGGGTGTTGCGGTGCCCGGTACCGGGATCCCGGGGGTTTCCTCGGCGGGTGCGGAGGGCTGGGCTCAGGAGCAGCGCCCCGGGTTCACCTTCCTCGACCAGCCGGACCAGCTCGAGGACGAGGAAGACGTGCTGCTGATGCCCGGCCCGCAGGGCTCCTGGGGCGAGGCCGTCGCGCACGGGCCCGTCGAGACGGTGCTGGTCGTCGAGACGCCCGCTGCGGCTGCACATGCTGCTCCGGCTGCTCCCGCGCAGGTGGTGGACACCATGGCGCTGCGTACGGTCGAGGAACTGGCGCCGCCGGTGGAGGAGGCCGCTGCTGCCGGTACGCCGGTGGAGCCGTCCTGGCCGCCGCTGACGCCGCCCGTGGTGGCAGCCGAGCAGGCCCCGGTCATGCAGGCTCCGTCCGCGCAGGTTCCGACCGTGCAGGAGGTGGCCGCGCCCGGTGCAGAACCGGTTGTGCAGGAGATCGTCGAGCAGCCCGTGGCGGCACCGGTGGCCCAGGCTGCGCCCATGACGGCCCCTCAGCCCCCGAGGCGTCCGCTGCACGCCGGCCCGCCGATCCCGGACCCGTCGCTGATGACCGGGCACGTCCCCGTCCGCTCGCTGGCCGACCGTGGGCCGTCCGGGCAGCCGGTGCCGCAGGGCGGCACGCCCGCGCACGGTGTGCCGATCGTTGCTCCGCAGCTGCAGGCCGAGCCGCCGGTGGCGGTGCCGGTCCAGCCGCTGCCCGTCGAGGTGCCGCCGGCGCCGGTGGCACTGGTGGCCGAGGCCCAGGCGGCGCCGGTGGAGTTCGCCGCTGCGCCGGTCGCCGAGGTGCCGGTGGCTGTTGAACTGCCGGTCGCGGAGGCGGCTCCGGTGGAGACGCCCGCCGTCGAGCTCCCGGTGGTGGAGACCCCGGTGGTGGAGACCCCGCCCGCCGAGGTGGCTCCGGTGGAGGTCCCGGCCGCCGAGGCCCCGATCTTCGAGGTGCCGGTGGTCGAGGTGCAGGCCGTGGAGGTCGTCGAGGTGCCGGTGGTCGAGGTGGCCGCCGTGGAGGTCCCGGTTGCCGAGGCCCCTGAGGCTCCCGTGGAGGTGCCGCAGCCGGCGATCCCCATGCAGGCCGCCGCCCCGAGCCATCCCCGCCGGATCTCCGCGTTCCTGGCCGCCCCCGGCCCGCACGGGCTGCCGACCGTCGAGGGGCAGCAGCCGCTGGAGGCCTCCGGCGGAGTCGCGGTCGACGTCGTCGAGGCCGTCCCGGAGACGGCGGTCGGCACGGGTGACATGCCGTCCGGTCTCCCGGTCGGTCCGCCTCAGCCCGAGGAGATCCCCCAGCCCGAGCCGCAGGCCGTGCTCGTCGAGCCGCAGCCCGTCCCGGAGGCCACCGTGCAGGAAGCCCCGGTGACCCCGGAGGTCGTGGAGGCCCCGGAGACCGTCGTGGCCGAGACCGTGGAGGCCCCGGCTCCCGTCGTGGAGATCCCGGAGCAGCCCGAGCCCGTCCAGCCCGCCGAGCCCGCTGAGGTCTCCGCGCCCTCTGACACGGAGTCGGTGGAGACGGAGCCCGAGCGCGCCCCGGCCGCCCCCGGCTACGACGAGGCCGGCCGCGAAGCCGTCCACCAGGTGATCCGCGAGCGCCGCGACATCCGCAACGGCTTCCGCCCGGACCCGATCCCGCACGAGGTGCTGATCCGCGTCCTGGAGGCGGCCCACACCGCCCCCAGCGTCGGCTACTCCCAGCCCTGGGACTTCGTGGTCATCCGCTCGGCCAAGACCCGCCGCAAGATGCACGAGCTGGCGGAGCGTCAGCGCGACGCGTACGCCGACTCGCTGCCCAAGGGCCGGGCGAAGCAGTTCAAGGAAATCAAGATCGAGGCCATCCTCGAGACCCCGGTGAACATCGTGGTCACCGCCGACCGCACCCGTGGCGGCCGGCACACCCTCGGCCGGCACACCCAGCCGCAGATGGCCCCGTACTCGGCCGCCCTCGCCGTCGAGAACCTCTGGCTGGCCGCCCGTGCCGAGGGCCTGGGCGTCGGCTGGGTCAGCTTCTTCGACGAGGAGGAGATGGTCCGCGAGCTCGGCCTGCCCGAGCACCTGGACGTGGTCGCGTACCTGTGCGTCGGGTACGTGGACTCCTTCCCCGACGAGCCCGAGCTGCAGCAGCAGGGCTGGGCCAAGAAGCGCCCGCTCTCCTGGGTCGTCCACGAGGAGCAGTACGGCAACCGCGCCCTGCCCGGCGAGGAGCCGCACAGCCTGCTCGCCGACACCCTGCGCGGCATCCGCCCGCTGGACGCCAAGGCGCTCGGCGAGGCCTGGGACCGTCAGAAGCGGATGACCAAGCCCGCCGGCTCGCTCGGCATGCTGGAGATCATCGCGGCGCAGCTGAGCGGCCTGAGCCGCAAGTGCCCGCCGCCGATCCCGGAGCCGGGCTGCGTGGCGATCTTCGCCGGGGACCACGGCGTGCACGCCCAGGGCGTCACCCCGTGGCCGCAGGAGGTCACCGCGCAGATGGTGGCCAACTTCCTGGCCGGGGGAGCGGTGGTCAACTCCTTCGCGGCCCAGGTCGGCGCCGAGGTCTGCGTGGTGGACGTCGGCGTCGCGAGCGAGCTGCCGGAGGCCATCCAGCAGGGCCGCACCACCGGTCTGCTGCCCCGCAAGGTCAAGCCCGGCACCGATGACATGACCCAGGGTCCGGCGATGAGCCGCGACGAGGCGGTCAAGGCCATCGAGGTCGGCATCGAGACCGCCCGCGACCTGGTCGCCGCCGGCAACAAGGTGCTGATCACCGGCGACATGGGCATCGCCAACACCACCGCCTCCGCCGCGCTGATCTCCGTCTTCACCGGTACCGACCCGGCCGAGGTCACCGGCCGCGGCACCGGCATCGACGACGAGACCCACGCCCGCAAGGTCGAGGTGATCCGCCGAGCCCTGGCGCTGCACCAGCCCGACCCGGCCGACCCGATCGGCGTACTGTCCGCCGTCGGCGGCCTGGAGCACGCGGCCATCGCCGGCTTCCTGCTCGGCGCGGCCTCGCTGCGCACGCCGGTCATCCTGGACGGCGTCATCGCGGGCTCGGCGGCGCTGGTCGCCAAGGCCATCGCCCCCGAGGTCCTCGCGGCCTGCATCGCCGGCCACCGCTCGGCCGAGCCCGGCCACCAGGCCGCGCTGGCGAAGCTGGGCCTGCGTCCGCTGATCGACCTCGATCTGCGGCTCGGCGAGGGTACCGGCGCACTGCTGGCCCTCCCGCTGGTGCAGAGTGCGGCCCGCGCGATGCACGATGTAGCCACCTTCGACTCCGCCGGGGTCACCGAGAAGGCCTGA